The Lacerta agilis isolate rLacAgi1 chromosome 14, rLacAgi1.pri, whole genome shotgun sequence sequence GTTAAAGCAGAAATCAAGAACTAATATACGGTTACTCCTGTTTACCTGAAAGTAACAATGCTTCAAGATGCATTTTCACTCACATATAGATAGATGCAGCTGTTCAAGAATGGAAGATATGTTTCCTACATAGCTATGGTTATTGGGTGCCCAGATAACATATGAAAAATAACTTGTAAAGTAAATATGTTGTAGCTAGTTTGATACCTTCATTGcataactttatttttaattcGATAATAGTGGATCAAAAAGGATCAATAAAATGGATTCTTAAAATATATTGATATGAGTGCACTAGATTTGGAATAACTTTAAGGaggaatttaaaatatttctttttaatctgTAAAAAAACTCCAACATAGCTTCAAAAGCTCTTTCTCTCATCTTTCCCAAGTCTCTTGAAATGATTTTTGCATCATCCTGCTGAAACTCTGAAAAAAGGGGAACTACTACATTGcaccaatttttttttctaaGCATACAGTCTCAACTGAGTAGATTATTCTCAATATTTGGAAGAGGTTTTTTAAGGTAACTTTCTCTTTTAATTGAGCTTATTACTTGTATTCCACATATTATTGGGTGCCTAATTTTACATTAGGCGCTGAACCTCAGTTCAATAAAACCTCATTAGAAGAGtttatgttgttttttatatttattttataaattttgTGTTGTTATGTTGCAAATCTCAGAAATCTTGGATGAaggtaagatgatgatgatgatgataataataataataataataataataataataataataataataataataataatatgccctaCTTACATctctctcactgaaatcaattggactTTTAAGTTTTTAACTTACACAAAGTCTTACCCAGTGAAatgatttggaaataaaataatattgtgtCATTTTTCTGTATATGCATGCTTGTGCAATCTACAGTGTCATTTAGCTTGTAATTTTGCAGAAGTGGATAAGGAATCAACAACCTGCATCTGAAAAGGATAATAATCAACAAAATAATAAAGAGGGATACTAAAATAGAATACCAgtcaattcaaaacaaaatattgctCATCTACTCTTAAAGATGTCTTAGAAGCCTGAAAATGTAACAAATTTAAAATGGGCACCTACGTAATTTGATTATCATGAACTGGTAAATTTGCATTGCATTGATGTTTGCTCCATGGTTTGTTGGTTGTTCCATGGATTTCCTATGTTCCCTTTTCCCAGCCTTGCCTAAGCCAGCAGGATGACTTGGAAACAATAGAATGCATCATGCAGTTTGTGATGTCAAAGCTTGCATTAAATGGGTGTGCTCAGCTGGTGCTATGGGTCACTTGGTTATGAAATACATTTACTGCTTTTCCCCCTTAGCAGGTAATATTGTGGCCATTCTGCAAAACTTTTCATCACATGGCAGGTGGGAAGCTCTCTCCCACTTGAACCCCACTTAGTTGTAGTGTGCATCTCTATGAAACTTGTGCATTCAAATATCTGAAAACCCAGTCTAATATCACACAAGACAGGCCTCAAAATTGCATTTTACTGACCAGTGATTTGTAGGTTAAACAACTTAATTGACATACtgccatttttaaatttatttttaagtttgaGAACTTTCCCCAAGTATGAGTCTTTTAGAaagttgaaaaaaaataaaagcaaaactgaCCATAAATTACATGTGGGTTATtgccgtggtggtggtggtggtggtggtggtgaaatctATTTAATGAGCTTAGAGTCCTTAGgggccaaagaaagaaaggatgatTCCATACCTGTTTGCTTATTTCATTTGTAAGCAAGGAAGAACATGGCCGAGGAACTCCCTTGGCCTGTGGATGATTATGGTTGTGACTCAAGAGCATTTGAAAACTTTAATTACTTTTCTGTGGTATAATAAGGTCCATGTTTTGTAACCCTGTCTGGTTTAACCATTATGTCTGTGCTATAAATAATTCCAGTTACTATGTTCCACATATTCAGATAcctgtggtttattttatttggttttattttatttctgatttCGTTTGACAGTGATCTATAATTGTATATGGACTATGTTTATTGTTGCCAACCCGTTTGATAATACTGTATTTTGCTGAATTTTgtataacatttatttttaaaataaaataaaaataaaaatacaggctTTTTTCCTTTAATATATGTGATGCATAGAAATAACTGTTGACCTATTTCTCATTGAATAATTTACATATTTTTCCAACTTGGTTTTCTTTTATTCTGTACTGACCATTGGTTATAAAACTAAAAATTGATTTAATTTGACCTATGTAacctgtttgtgtgtgtctataaTTCAGATTACAAACATTTTAATCTAATTATAAAATTATCAATTTCAATATCACGTTtctacttttttaaataaatgcctATATTATATGTAGCCAATACTTTCTCAAATATTACGCATTTTCTGTTTCTTCCCTTGATCACCAAAAGCAAATTCCTTATGCAGAAACTAGAAGAAATGAATGAGACTGACATCACTGAATTTGTCCTCATTGGATTTTCCGGACATCCCAAAATAAGAACAGGATTAGCAGCTTTAATGACCATCATCTATTTAGGAAATGTTGTTGGAAACGGACTCATTGTCTTCGTGGTCACAGCTGATCCTCGGCTTCACAATCCAAtgtattttttcctttgcaatCTGTCCATCATTGATATTGGTCTTTGTACTTTTTCAGTTCCACAATCTATTGCCAACTGTTTGGTGGACAGACCCGTCATGCCTTTTGCTAAATGTTACATTCAAATGTTTGCTGGCATATACCTAGGAGGAACGGAATGTTTCCTGTTAGCAGTCATGGCTTATGACCGGTATGTTGCCATCTCCAGTCCACTGCGTTATATGATTATCATGAACTGGAGAGTTTGCATTGTTTTGGCTATTGCATCATGGACAATGGCTTTCTTGCTAGCTATCGTTCCCTGTCTTGCAAAACCAGCCCACTTCTGTGGACACAATGAGGTGGATCATTTTGCGTGTGAGCTCACAGCCCTCATGAAGTTGATGTGTTCAGACATGGCTGTGAGCCAACTGATCATGTACTTTACCAGCACCTTCACAGTACTTTTCCCTTTCTGCTTGATCCTTTTTTCCTACGCACGTATAATTGTGACCATTTTGAGAATAGATTCATCTGGTGGCAGAAAGAAAGCTTTCTCTACTTGTGGATCTCACCTGGCTGTGGTGGTGGTTTTCTTTGGAAATGCTATAGTCCAATACATCAAGCCGCAATCTAAGGACAATCAGGATAGTGATAAAATTATTTTTGTCTTTAATGCAGCAATAATACCTATGTTAAACCCTTTAATCTATATACTGAGAAACCAAGATGTGCTCGGGGCACTTAAAAGACTGACATGGAGGAAAATGTAATCATATTGTTGACTGAACCTTAGGGTTTCTTTTAATACTTGAGAGTATGTTAAACTGAAATGATGCTTTAATCTTTGCATTTTCCTCAGGCCAAAGAGATGTGAAGGGGccacatatatatttatacagtGCTCTCTTTTTATGTAGCCCTTTTAATGGGTTGTTAGTTGTGTTAATTAAGAATATGGAGATGTCTATcttttttctgaaaaaaacacaaaattaataataataataataaacacaaaatatgaaaataaaggaAATGTGCAGTTTCCCCTTCACATAATATATCTGCTGTATATAAGTACCTTAGCTGTGGCatatgaaggcatccagttttgctgcaa is a genomic window containing:
- the LOC117057818 gene encoding olfactory receptor 2A12-like, producing MPFAKCYIQMFAGIYLGGTECFLLAVMAYDRYVAISSPLRYMIIMNWRVCIVLAIASWTMAFLLAIVPCLAKPAHFCGHNEVDHFACELTALMKLMCSDMAVSQLIMYFTSTFTVLFPFCLILFSYARIIVTILRIDSSGGRKKAFSTCGSHLAVVVVFFGNAIVQYIKPQSKDNQDSDKIIFVFNAAIIPMLNPLIYILRNQDVLGALKRLTWRKM